The sequence GTTTGGGTACCGTTGGTAACTCAAGTCCTCTTTACGTAATCGACGGTGTTGCAGGTGGCGACATCAACTCGTTAAACCCGTCAGACATTGAATCGATCGACGTACTGAAAGATGCTGCATCATCAGCTATTTATGGTGCACGTGCTGCAAACGGTGTAATTCTTGTTACTACAAAACGTGGTAAAGAAGGTAAAATCCAGGTTACTTACGATGGCTATTTGGGAATTCAAAATCCATACAAAGTTCCTGCGTCACTTACTGCATCAGAGTACATGACTATTCTGAACGAGGTAAACTTTAACGAAGGTTTGGCTCCTTACGATTGGGCATCGCTAGTACCTGAATTGTACCAAAGTGTACAAAACGGATGGGAAGGAACCAACTGGTTAAAAGAAATTGAAAACAGTAATGCTCCTACTCAAAACCATGCAATCAATGTTTTGGGCGGAAGCGATATGTCGCAGTTCTCAATTGGTTTCTCCTACTCAAGCCAGGAAGGTATTTATGGTTCACCTGTTGAACCAAACTACGATCGTTACACAGCTCGTATCAACTCCGACCATGTTATTCTGAAATCAGGCAACATGGACGTAATTAAGTTTGGTGAAAACTTAAGCTACAGTTACTCAGAAAAAATGGGTATTGGTATTGGTAATATTTACTGGAACGATATTCACAACATGCTGATCGGATTCCCACTAATGCCGGTTTACAACGCCGATGGTGGATATTGGAACAAAGCCGACAACGCTGCTTCAGGAATTGACCAAATAGATGCAGGTGTAGCTAACCCAATTGCTTCGATGGACTACAACCGTGGTCAGAATATTTCGAAAAATCACAATTTGAATATCAATACTTATCTTGAAATTCAACCTATTAAAGACTTGGTTCTTAGAAGTAGCTTTGGTTACAAAATGAGTGCAAGTTCGTACCGTGCGTATACTCCAACTTACGAGTTATCGAATACTGCGTTGAATACAATCGATAAAGTAAGCCAGTCAATGGGTTCTGGTTATAACTGGTCGTGGGAGAATACCATTTCTTACACACGTCGCTTTAACGAGCACAATGTAAGCGCACTTGTTGGTCAGTCACTTGAAAAATGGGGAATGGGCGAAAGCCTTGGTGCCAACAACGGAAACTCGCTTTTCAGCGATTTCGATCATGCCTGGTTAGATAACACTCCTGTATACACTCCTGGTGTAACAGGTTGGAGTGGTTCTCCCTGGGGAGAAGGTGGTATTGCATCGTTCTTCGGTCGTGTAAACTACAACTTCAAAGAAACTTACATGCTGTCGTTAATTATGCGTGCTGATGCTTCATCAAACTTTGCAAGCGGAAACCGTATCGGTTACTTCCCTTCAGTTTCGGCTGGTTGGGTAATGACCAACGAATCATTCATGGAAAATACATCTAACTGGCTCGATTTCTTTAAATTGCGTGCAAGTTGGGGACAAAACGGTAACTCTTCAATACCAAACTTTCAATACCTTGCAACGGTTGCTTTTGATGATAAAAATGCCTATTCATTCGGCAATGCAAAAGACTCGCAATCAACAGGTGGTTATGCTGATATTCTTCCTAACCCTGATATCGCCTGGGAAACTTCAGAACAGTTAAATATTGGTGTTGATGCACGCTTCCTTGATTCTCGATTAGGTTTAGCTTTCGACTGGTACAACAAAACTACTAAAGACTGGTTGGTTCTTGCTCCAACACTGGCATCATACGGAACAGGTGCTCCATTCATTAATGGTGGCGATGTGGAAAACAAAGGTATTGAGCTTGCATTGAACTGGAACGACAATATTGGCGATTTCACTTACGGTGTAAACTTCAATATGGCACACAACAAAAACGAAGTTACCAAAATTGCAAACACCGAAGGAATTATTCATGGTGCTTCAAATGTTCTTAGCCAGGGAACAACGGAAATGTACCGTGCACAAGAAGGCTTTCCTATTGGTTATTTCTGGGGATATGAAACTGACGGAGTATTCCAGAATGCCGACGATATTGCTGCTACTGATGCATTTATGCAAGCCAACCCACAACCAGGCGATTTGAAATTTGTTGATACAAACGGCGACGGAGCCATTACCACCAAAGATAAAGTTGAGATTGGTAATCCAAATCCTGATGTAACAATTGGTTTCAGTTTCAACATGGGATATAAGGGTTTTGACCTTTCTGTAACAACAAATGGTGCATTCGGTCATCAGATTGCAAAATCGTACCGTTCGTTCGCCGACTCAAAACTACAGAACTATACAACCGATATTTTTGATCGCTGGCATGGCGAGGGAACTTCGAACAAACTGCCTCGTTTAAGTAGCGGTAGCCACGTAAACTGGCAGGAAATTTCTGATATCTACATTGAAGATGCAGACTTTGTAAAAATCCAAAACGTAACTTTCGGTTACGACTTCAAAAAGTTGTTCCAGAACCTGCCATTTGGACAGGCAAGATTTTATGTAACAGCTCAGAACTTATATACGTTTACAAAATATTCAGGTCAGGATCCTGAAATTGGATACGGCAACAGTCAAAGCTGGGTAAGTGGTATCGACGTTGGTTTCTACCCAAGTCCAAGAACTTATCTGGTTGGTGTTAATCTGAAATTTTAATGAGAATTGATATGAAGAATTTATTATATATACTGGTATTTGCGACTTCGCTTTTACTCATGAGTTGTGAAGATTTCCTCGACACAACAAACTACACAAAGAAGGATACTTCAAACTATCCGGAGACTGTCACCGATGCTGAACAGATGATCACAGGTATATACTCAAACCTGAGCTACAGTTCTGCTTCGCCTCAAACTTCATACTATTATGCAGCTGAGTTAGCATCTGACGACCGTTTTGGTGGCGGTGGAGAAAACGACAAATTAATGCAGGCTCTTGACCTTATGATGAACAACGGATCGAGCATGCTTGAAGAGTTCTGGAGAGTACGTTACACAGGTATTTTCCGTGCCAATATGGCTATTGAAACACTGGACAACTGCGAAGGTTACGAAAGCGAAGACCAACGCAACCAAATGAAAGGTGAAGCTTATTTTATGCGTGCTTTCTTCTATTTCGAAATGGCTTCTTTTTACGGACAAGTGCCGCTGGTTGTAACAACCGAGGCTGTTAACCTGCCAAAAGCATCGCCGGAAGAAATTTACGCACAAATTGCCAGCGACCTTAAAATGGCCATTGAATTAATGCCTTCAAAACCTTATACAAGCGTACTAGCTGGTCATGCTACAAAATGGACTGCCGAAGCTTTAATGGCTCGTGTATTCCTATTCTATACCGGTTTTTACAGCAAAGATGCACTTCCATTGGTTGGCGAAGACGGAACTATTTCAGGTTCTGTTTCAAAATCAGAAGTTACTGGCTGGTTGGAAGATTGTATCAACAACAGTGGACACGAATTGGTTGATGATTTCCGCGAATTGTGGCCTTACACCAACGCATACACAGTTGATGAATACGA comes from uncultured Draconibacterium sp. and encodes:
- a CDS encoding TonB-dependent receptor, with amino-acid sequence MRKMKVSRKFFWNFSKLKIMLAFGLSMALMLSTSLYANAEKVDGQQKKTVSGTVVSAEDNAPVIGATVSVEGTTNGTVTNIDGEFSLSVDATDVLVFSFIGYTTQRVPVGDQTSFTITLQQDVTDLEEVVVVGYGVQKKKLVTGATVQVSGENLQKMSTSSALGALQSQTPGVNITQSSGQPGEGFKVTIRGLGTVGNSSPLYVIDGVAGGDINSLNPSDIESIDVLKDAASSAIYGARAANGVILVTTKRGKEGKIQVTYDGYLGIQNPYKVPASLTASEYMTILNEVNFNEGLAPYDWASLVPELYQSVQNGWEGTNWLKEIENSNAPTQNHAINVLGGSDMSQFSIGFSYSSQEGIYGSPVEPNYDRYTARINSDHVILKSGNMDVIKFGENLSYSYSEKMGIGIGNIYWNDIHNMLIGFPLMPVYNADGGYWNKADNAASGIDQIDAGVANPIASMDYNRGQNISKNHNLNINTYLEIQPIKDLVLRSSFGYKMSASSYRAYTPTYELSNTALNTIDKVSQSMGSGYNWSWENTISYTRRFNEHNVSALVGQSLEKWGMGESLGANNGNSLFSDFDHAWLDNTPVYTPGVTGWSGSPWGEGGIASFFGRVNYNFKETYMLSLIMRADASSNFASGNRIGYFPSVSAGWVMTNESFMENTSNWLDFFKLRASWGQNGNSSIPNFQYLATVAFDDKNAYSFGNAKDSQSTGGYADILPNPDIAWETSEQLNIGVDARFLDSRLGLAFDWYNKTTKDWLVLAPTLASYGTGAPFINGGDVENKGIELALNWNDNIGDFTYGVNFNMAHNKNEVTKIANTEGIIHGASNVLSQGTTEMYRAQEGFPIGYFWGYETDGVFQNADDIAATDAFMQANPQPGDLKFVDTNGDGAITTKDKVEIGNPNPDVTIGFSFNMGYKGFDLSVTTNGAFGHQIAKSYRSFADSKLQNYTTDIFDRWHGEGTSNKLPRLSSGSHVNWQEISDIYIEDADFVKIQNVTFGYDFKKLFQNLPFGQARFYVTAQNLYTFTKYSGQDPEIGYGNSQSWVSGIDVGFYPSPRTYLVGVNLKF